One Lycium barbarum isolate Lr01 chromosome 5, ASM1917538v2, whole genome shotgun sequence genomic window carries:
- the LOC132642278 gene encoding protein trichome birefringence-like 33 translates to MELPSSSLPLFRKARFYNYLFLLLSLVVFLITYSSYLLPSSPSVTSLATLIWPNPKVGKKNKDRLPPFAIRESEKDCNLFSGKWVWDESTRPLYEESECPYLLPQVTCQEHGRPDKDYLYWRWQPSDCLIPRFNASLMLESLRGKRMMFVGDSLNRGQFTSMVCLLHKVIPNEAKSLHKVDSFTIFTAKDYNATIEFYWAPFLLESNADHPGKHRVPDRIVRKDSIDTHGKHWKGVDIMVFNTYIWWMSGRTFKILNGTFDDSVKDIADVPTDNAYRMGMDNLLRWIKQNMDPKRHRVFFTSMSPSHAWSKEWGGDLNGNCYNETKMIEDPKYWGSESRKSIMQIIGEEFDKSKVSITFLNITQLSMPRRDAHTSIYKERWGPLSPEEKANPSSYADCIHWCLPGLQDVWNELLFAKLFYP, encoded by the exons ATGGAATTGCCTTCTTCTTCCTTACCTCTCTTCAGAAAAGCTCGTTTTTATAATTATCTCTTCCTATTACTAAGTTTGGTTGTATTTTTGATAACTTACTCATCCTATCTCCTTCCCTCTTCACCGTCAGTCACATCCTTGGCCACTTTGATTTGGCCAAATCCAAAAGTTGGAA AGAAGAACAAGGATAGGTTGCCACCATTTGCAATTCGAGAAAGTGAAAAAGATTGCAATTTATTCAGTGGAAAGTGGGTTTGGGATGAGTCAACTAGGCCTTTATATGAGGAATCAGAATGCCCATATTTACTTCCTCAGGTGACTTGTCAAGAACATGGCAGACCAGACAAGGACTATCTCTATTGGAGATGGCAACCTAGTGATTGTCTTATTCCCAG ATTCAATGCATCACTGATGCTGGAAAGTCTTCGAGGGAAGAGGATGATGTTTGTAGGTGATTCCTTAAATAGAGGCCAATTCACTTCCATGGTATGTCTCCTCCATAAAGTCATACCAAACGAGGCAAAATCCCTACATAAAGTAGATTCATTCACCATCTTCACAGCAAAG GATTATAATGCAACAATTGAATTCTACTGGGCACCTTTTCTTCTAGAATCAAACGCAGATCATCCTGGCAAACATAGGGTACCTGATCGAATTGTTCGAAAAGATTCGATAGATACACATGGAAAACACTGGAAAGGAGTCGATATTATGGTGTTCAATACATATATTTGGTGGATGAGTGGCCGTACATTCAAGATTCT GAATGGGACATTTGATGATAGTGTAAAAGACATAGCAGATGTGCCAACTGACAATGCTTATCGTATGGGGATGGATAATTTATTGAGATGGATAAAGCAGAATATGGATCCAAAAAGACATAGGGTCTTTTTTACTAGCATGTCACCTTCTCATGCATG GAGCAAAGAGTGGGGAGGAGATCTAAATGGAAATTGTTACAATGAAACAAAAATGATAGAGGATCCAAAGTATTGGGGATCAGAGAGTAGAAAAAGCATAATGCAAATAATTGGAGAAGAATTTGACAAATCCAAAGTGTCAATTACATTTCTCAACATCACACAATTGTCAATGCCACGAAGGGATGCACACACATCAATATACAAAGAGAGATGGGGACCTTTAAGTCCAGAAGAAAAAGCAAATCCTTCAAGCTATGCAGATTGTATACATTGGTGTTTGCCTGGACTTCAAGATGTTTGGAACGAGCTTTTATTTGCTAAGCTTTTCTATCCTTAA